The Pseudomonas sp. FP2309 genomic sequence TGTGAGGGCCTGTCCAAGCTGCTGTAATCGGCGCTCAACAACAAAAACAACAGGTGGAAACCGCCATGTCAACGTTCCCCAAAGCACTGTTCCTGCTGTCCGGTCTGGCTCTGGCCATGCCCAGTCATGCGGCTGATACGGTGACCATTGCCACGGTCAACAACAGTGACATGATCCGCATGCAGCGCCTGTCCAAGGTGTTCGAGCAGCAGCACCCGGACATCAAACTCAATTGGGTGGTGCTCGAAGAAAACGTGCTGCGCCAACGCCTCACCACCGATATCGCCACCCAGGGCGGGCAGTTCGATGTGCTGACCATCGGCACCTACGAAACGCCGCTGTGGGGCGCCAAACAGTGGCTGGAACCGCTGAACCAACTGCCGGCCGATTATGACGCCGAGGATATCTTCCCTTCGGTGCGTCAGGGCCTGTCGGTCAATGGCACCCTGTATGCCTTGCCGTTCTACGGCGAAAGCACCGTCACTTACTACCGCACCGACCTGTTCAAACAAGCTGGCCTGAGCATGCCCGCGCATCCTACCTGGACCCAGCTCGGTGAGTTCGCCGCCAGGCTCACGGCCAAGGACAAAGGCCAATACGGCATGTGCTTGCGCGGCAAGGCCGGCTGGGGCGAAAACATTGCATTGCTGAGCACCATGGCCAATGCGTTTGGCGCGCGTTGGTTCGATGAACACTGGAAAGCCCAACTGACGAGCCCCGAGTGGAAGGCCGCCGCCAACTTCTACGTCAACACCCTCCAGCAGTACGGCCCGCCGGGCGTCTCCAGTAACGGCTTCAACGAAACCCTGGCCCTGTTCAACAGCGGCAAGTGCGCGATCTGGGTCGACGCCAGTGTCGCTGGCTCCTTCACCACCGACACCCGCCAGAGCAAGGTCGCCGACAGCGTCGGTTTTGCCGCGGCGCCCACCGAGGTGACGGACAAAGGCTCTTCCTGGCTCTATGCCTGGTCCCTGGCTATCCCGGCCACCTCTAAACATAAGGACGCCGCCAAGGCCTTCATTATCTGGGCCACGTCCAAGGACTACATCCAACTGGTCGCCGATAAAGAAGGCATCACCAACGTACCTCCGGGCACACGCCAGTCCACCTACAACGACGCCTACCTCAAGGCGGCACCGTTTGCTCAGGTCACCCTGGAGATGATGAAACACGCCGACCCGGCAAACCCTTCGGTCAAGCCGGTGCCGTACATGGGCATCCAGTACGTGACGATTCCCGAGTTCCAGGCCATCGGCACCTCGGTCGGCAAGCTGTTTTCGGCGGCGCTCACCGGTGGCATGACGGTTGATCAGGCCCTGGAACAGGCGCAGTCCACCACCGAGCGCGAGATGAAACGCGCCGGCTATCCCAAGTAACCTTGACGGACCCCCACACCATGAAACGACTCGAAGGTAAAAGCGCGCTGATCACTGGATCGGCGCGCGGGATCGGCCGCGCGTTTGCCCAGGCGTATATCCAGGAAGGCGCGACCGTTGCCATCGCCGACATCGACCTGCAACGCGCCCAGGCGACGGCCACCGAACTGGGGCCCCAGGCCTATGCGGTGGCGATGGACGTCAGCGACCAGGCTTCCATTGACGCGGCGATTGCCGCCGTGGTGGCCCACGCGGGCAAGCTGGATATCCTGATCAACAACGCGGCGCTGTTCGACCTGGCACCCATCGTCGACATCACCCGCGACAGCTATGACCGGCTGTTCTCGATCAACGTCGCCGGCACGTTGTTCACGCTGCAGGCTGCGGCCCGGCAGATGGTCCTCCAGGGCCGCGGCGGCAAGATCATCAACATGGCAAGCCAGGCAGGGCGGCGCGGCGAGGCGTTGGTGGCGGTGTATTGTGCGACCAAGGCGGCGGTGATCAGCCTCACCCAATCGGCGGGGCTCAACCTGATCAAGCAGGGCATCAACGTCAACGCCATCGCCCCCGGTGTGGTGGATGGTGAGCATTGGGACGGCGTGGATGCATTGTTTGCCCGGCATGAAGGCTTGGCGCCCGGTGAGAAGAAGAAGCGGGTAGGGGCCGAGGTGCCGTTTGGGCGGATGGGTACGGCTGAAGACCTCACCGGAATGGCGATCTTTCTCGCTTCGAAAGAGGCTGACTATGTGGTGGCCCAGACCTACAACGTCGATGGCGGCAATTGGATGAGCTAGCGTCACACAGCCATTTGATTGCCGATGCTCGTTAAATCGGGGCTACTCGGCAAAGCTGCGATCAAACAGATAGATTTCCCCAGGCTTCAGGTTCTCCACCGTGGCCTGGGGCCTGCCGCCTTCACCGTGTTTCTTGCGGCCGGTCTCGCGCAAATAACCCGCCTCGGTCAGCTTCAACAAACGCTGGCGAATACTGGTCTTCAACACGGGGCGTGCCAGCACCAGGGAAAAGATCGTGGTCGCTTGCGGCGCGCTGAACTCCTCTCCCAGGAACATCAGCGGCAAGCTGCTGTACAGCGATTTGGACACCAGCCGCTCCTGCACCGCTGCCACGATCAGGTTGTGATCGAACGGCAGCTTGAAACGGCCTTCCGCCACGGCGTTCAGTGAAAACCAGCCCTGATGCTCACCCAATGGCACCTCATCCGCCACGATTGCCAGGTAGAACGTGGACGATGACCAGCATCTCGGGTCGCGAAACGCATCACCCACCGTACCCACCTGCTCGCTCCAGGCCAGGTCCAGGCCGACTTTGTCACTGGCGCGCAACCGTTCTACGGCAGCCTGGAGGCTCAGATCTTGCACGCCGCCATTGACCACCACGCCCGGCAACGCCCAATGCCCGGCAAAGGGCTCGGCCTCGCGTTTGTTCAACAGCAGTTTCAGTTCGCCCGACGCGCGGCAGTAAAACAGCACGCACAGGTCGACGGTGTGGAGGTAGGCGCTAAGTGGCATATGACGTCCTTCTGAACAGCGGTGGGGCACAGTCTAACGGAACGAACAGCGATGTCATGTACTTGCTTGGGCACATATAAATAAATGTTTCTTGCTATGAAAGTACATGACGTGTACTTTTGTTTCCAGGCCACAGGAGAACCATCATGACGCTTGCGAAATCTGCCCTTGCTTCATTCGATGTCGACGCCCAAAAGAGCTTCACACCGCTGTGCCCCGATGAGTTGCCTGTGGCCGGTGGCGACCAGATCGGCGCCGAACTCAACTACATGGCCAGCCTGGCTGGCCACCGTGTCGGCAGCAAAGACGCGCACACCCCGCATGCCCTCTGGGTGGTCACACAGCCGAGCCAGATGTTGAAAGCCACCGGCCTGGAGCATGCCGACCTCACCTGGGTCGCCCACTGCGTGCCGGGCACCGAAGGCTTCACGTTGCTCGACGAACTGCCCACGCCCTATGACTACGACTACTTCATCTGGAAAGGCGTCGAACCCGACCTGCACCCCTACGGTGCCTGCTACCACGACCTGCACGACAAGCTCTCCACCGGGGTGATCGAGTACCTCAAGGCCCAGGGCGTCAGCCGTGTACTCGTCGGCGGCCTGGCCCTGGACTACTGCGTCAAGACCACCGCCTTGCAGTTGCTCAAGGCCGGCTTTGAAGTGGTCCTGCATCTGCCGGCATGCCGGGGTATCAGCGAGGAGGGCGGTGTCGAGGCCGTCAGTGCGTTGCTCAAGGCCGGTGCCGGCATCAGCCGCACCCGCGAAGAACTGGCCACGATGGCCACGCGTTAAGGAGAACCACCATGGAAAGTGCCTACGACTACGAATCCCCGGTGATCCAGGGCTTGCTGGACACCGACTACTACACCTTCACCATGATGCAGGCGGTGTTGCACCAGCACCCGAATGTGGATGTGGAATACAACTTCATCGTCCGCTCCAAAGAAAAACTCGGCCACCTGATCCCGCAATTGCGCGACGAGCTGGAAAAACTCGCGGGCCTGCAAATGCGAGAAGGCGAGCTGCGCTTTCTGTTCAACCCGCGCTTTCGCGAATACCTCACCCCGGACTACGAGCGCTTCCTTGGCCTGTTCCGCTTCAACCTGCGTTATATCCATGTCAGCGAAGTCGACGGCCAGTTGAACATCCGCGTGGTCGGTCCGATGCTGCACTGCATCATGTTCGAACAGCCGGTACTGGCGCTGGTGAGCGAGTTGCGCAACCGCGACAAATACCCCGACGTCACCTTGGAAGACGTCACCCGCAAGCTCTATCAGAAGTTCGACTGGCTGGAGAAAAACCTCAGCCGAGATGAACTCGCCGACCTGCGTGTTTCCGATTTTTCCACCCGCCGGCGCCTCTCGTTCAAGGCCCAGCGCGAAGTAGTGGACATCATGCGCCGTGACTTCCCCGGCCAATTCGTCGGCACCAGCAACGCGCACCTGGCCTACGCATTCGACCTGCCGCTGATCGGCACCATGGCGCACCAGTGGATGATGGTGCACCAGCAACTGGGTCGCTTGCGCGAGAGCCAGAACGCCGGGTTGGAAAACTGGGTGCGTGAATACCGTGGGCGCCTTGGTGTGGCCTTGACCGACACCATCAGCACCGACTTTTTCCTCAAGGATTTCGACCTGTACTTCGCCAAGCTCTACGACGGGCTGCGTCAGGACTCCGGCGACCCCATCGCCTGGGCCGACAAGGTGCTGGCCAAATACAAGGAACTCGGTATCGACCCCATGACCAAAGACCTTATGTTCTCCGATGGCCTGAACTTCGAAAAATGCCTGCCGATCCTGCGCCACGTGCGCGGCAAGGCCAGG encodes the following:
- a CDS encoding sugar ABC transporter substrate-binding protein, which codes for MPSHAADTVTIATVNNSDMIRMQRLSKVFEQQHPDIKLNWVVLEENVLRQRLTTDIATQGGQFDVLTIGTYETPLWGAKQWLEPLNQLPADYDAEDIFPSVRQGLSVNGTLYALPFYGESTVTYYRTDLFKQAGLSMPAHPTWTQLGEFAARLTAKDKGQYGMCLRGKAGWGENIALLSTMANAFGARWFDEHWKAQLTSPEWKAAANFYVNTLQQYGPPGVSSNGFNETLALFNSGKCAIWVDASVAGSFTTDTRQSKVADSVGFAAAPTEVTDKGSSWLYAWSLAIPATSKHKDAAKAFIIWATSKDYIQLVADKEGITNVPPGTRQSTYNDAYLKAAPFAQVTLEMMKHADPANPSVKPVPYMGIQYVTIPEFQAIGTSVGKLFSAALTGGMTVDQALEQAQSTTEREMKRAGYPK
- a CDS encoding L-iditol 2-dehydrogenase, with product MKRLEGKSALITGSARGIGRAFAQAYIQEGATVAIADIDLQRAQATATELGPQAYAVAMDVSDQASIDAAIAAVVAHAGKLDILINNAALFDLAPIVDITRDSYDRLFSINVAGTLFTLQAAARQMVLQGRGGKIINMASQAGRRGEALVAVYCATKAAVISLTQSAGLNLIKQGINVNAIAPGVVDGEHWDGVDALFARHEGLAPGEKKKRVGAEVPFGRMGTAEDLTGMAIFLASKEADYVVAQTYNVDGGNWMS
- the pncB gene encoding nicotinate phosphoribosyltransferase, with product MESAYDYESPVIQGLLDTDYYTFTMMQAVLHQHPNVDVEYNFIVRSKEKLGHLIPQLRDELEKLAGLQMREGELRFLFNPRFREYLTPDYERFLGLFRFNLRYIHVSEVDGQLNIRVVGPMLHCIMFEQPVLALVSELRNRDKYPDVTLEDVTRKLYQKFDWLEKNLSRDELADLRVSDFSTRRRLSFKAQREVVDIMRRDFPGQFVGTSNAHLAYAFDLPLIGTMAHQWMMVHQQLGRLRESQNAGLENWVREYRGRLGVALTDTISTDFFLKDFDLYFAKLYDGLRQDSGDPIAWADKVLAKYKELGIDPMTKDLMFSDGLNFEKCLPILRHVRGKARFGFGMGTSLACDVDGVAPLSIVMKLVRVHGEPVVKFSDDPIKNVCEDASFLQYAAKVFNVGNVEV
- a CDS encoding NUDIX hydrolase, encoding MPLSAYLHTVDLCVLFYCRASGELKLLLNKREAEPFAGHWALPGVVVNGGVQDLSLQAAVERLRASDKVGLDLAWSEQVGTVGDAFRDPRCWSSSTFYLAIVADEVPLGEHQGWFSLNAVAEGRFKLPFDHNLIVAAVQERLVSKSLYSSLPLMFLGEEFSAPQATTIFSLVLARPVLKTSIRQRLLKLTEAGYLRETGRKKHGEGGRPQATVENLKPGEIYLFDRSFAE
- a CDS encoding nicotinamidase — protein: MTLAKSALASFDVDAQKSFTPLCPDELPVAGGDQIGAELNYMASLAGHRVGSKDAHTPHALWVVTQPSQMLKATGLEHADLTWVAHCVPGTEGFTLLDELPTPYDYDYFIWKGVEPDLHPYGACYHDLHDKLSTGVIEYLKAQGVSRVLVGGLALDYCVKTTALQLLKAGFEVVLHLPACRGISEEGGVEAVSALLKAGAGISRTREELATMATR